A genomic window from Yoonia rosea includes:
- the nuoL gene encoding NADH-quinone oxidoreductase subunit L codes for METIILFAPLVGALLCGFGWKFIGEKAAQWTATSMLFLSAFLSWVVFLTFDASAHANGSYTVNLLRWIESGTLSTDWAIKMDRLTAIMLIVITTVSALVHLYSFGYMAHDENFKESESYRPRFFAYLSFFTFAMLMLVTADNLVQMFFGWEGVGVASYLLIGFYYKKPTANAAAIKAFVVNRVGDFGFALGIFALYLVTDSIKFDDIFAAIPDLQDHTITFMWRDWNTLNLIAFLLFIGAMGKSAQLFLHTWLPDAMEGPTPVSALIHAATMVTAGVFLVCRMSPLMEYAPTATSFIVFLGATTAFFAATVGLVQNDIKRVIAYSTCSQLGYMFVAAGLGVYSVAMFHLLTHAFFKAMLFLGAGSVIHAMHHEQDMRNYGGLRHKIPKTFWMMMIGTLAITGVGIPLLYVGFPVGFAGFVSKDAIIESAYAGTNGGYAFWMLVVAALMTSFYSWRLMFMTFYGTPRGDAHTHDHAHESPTIMLVPLYVLALGAIFSGMVWYGSFFSSNDKVGKFFGVPYAEASEHSDEGDHGAADDHAAEEGDYAKAHYNLVGAPGEGAIHNSPDNHVLNDAHEVPVWVKLAPFVAMLAGLGLAYQMYIRRPDWPAKLAAQQAPLYQFLLNKWYFDEIYNFIFIKPALALGRLFWKRGDTDTIDGGINGIAMGIIPFFTRLAGRAQSGYIFSYVFAMVLGIAVLLTWMTLFGGAN; via the coding sequence ATGGAAACCATCATTCTCTTTGCGCCTCTGGTCGGCGCGCTGCTTTGCGGCTTTGGCTGGAAATTCATCGGTGAAAAGGCCGCACAGTGGACAGCGACCAGCATGTTGTTCCTGTCGGCCTTCCTGTCTTGGGTTGTTTTCCTGACGTTTGATGCCTCGGCACATGCCAATGGCAGCTACACCGTCAACCTGTTGCGCTGGATTGAAAGTGGTACGCTGTCGACCGATTGGGCGATCAAGATGGACCGCCTGACCGCGATCATGCTGATTGTGATCACCACGGTGTCCGCGCTCGTGCACCTTTATTCCTTTGGCTACATGGCCCATGACGAGAATTTCAAAGAAAGCGAGAGCTATCGCCCGCGTTTCTTTGCCTATCTGTCGTTCTTTACGTTTGCGATGTTGATGCTGGTCACAGCGGATAACCTTGTGCAGATGTTCTTTGGCTGGGAAGGCGTGGGTGTCGCGTCCTACCTTCTGATCGGTTTCTACTACAAAAAGCCCACCGCCAATGCCGCTGCGATCAAGGCGTTCGTCGTCAACCGTGTGGGTGACTTCGGTTTCGCGCTGGGTATCTTTGCGCTTTACCTGGTGACTGACAGCATCAAGTTTGATGACATCTTTGCCGCGATCCCGGATTTGCAGGACCACACGATCACCTTCATGTGGCGTGACTGGAACACGCTGAACCTGATCGCCTTCCTGCTGTTTATCGGCGCGATGGGGAAATCGGCGCAGCTGTTCCTGCACACATGGCTGCCCGACGCGATGGAAGGCCCGACACCGGTGTCCGCCCTGATCCACGCGGCGACCATGGTGACCGCAGGTGTGTTCCTTGTCTGCCGCATGTCACCGCTGATGGAATATGCACCCACAGCCACCAGCTTTATCGTTTTCCTTGGCGCAACGACCGCGTTTTTCGCGGCGACCGTGGGTCTGGTGCAGAACGATATCAAACGGGTCATTGCTTATTCGACCTGTTCCCAGTTGGGCTATATGTTCGTGGCCGCTGGCCTTGGCGTCTATTCGGTCGCCATGTTCCACCTGCTGACACATGCGTTCTTTAAGGCGATGTTGTTCCTCGGAGCAGGGTCCGTCATTCACGCAATGCATCACGAGCAGGACATGCGGAACTATGGCGGTTTGCGTCACAAGATCCCCAAGACCTTCTGGATGATGATGATCGGCACACTGGCGATCACGGGCGTCGGTATTCCGTTGCTCTACGTGGGCTTCCCTGTTGGTTTCGCGGGCTTCGTGTCCAAGGACGCCATTATTGAGAGCGCCTATGCAGGCACCAATGGCGGCTATGCCTTCTGGATGCTGGTTGTGGCCGCGCTGATGACAAGTTTCTATAGCTGGCGCCTGATGTTCATGACATTCTACGGCACGCCACGCGGCGATGCGCATACCCATGACCATGCCCATGAAAGCCCGACCATCATGCTGGTGCCACTTTATGTGCTGGCATTGGGGGCGATCTTCTCTGGTATGGTCTGGTACGGATCATTCTTCAGTTCTAACGACAAGGTCGGCAAATTCTTTGGCGTGCCATATGCCGAAGCCTCAGAGCATAGCGATGAGGGCGATCACGGTGCTGCCGATGATCACGCGGCAGAAGAGGGCGACTACGCCAAGGCCCATTACAATCTTGTTGGCGCACCGGGTGAGGGGGCCATTCACAACAGCCCCGATAACCATGTGCTGAACGACGCACATGAGGTGCCTGTCTGGGTCAAGCTGGCACCATTTGTGGCCATGTTGGCAGGTCTTGGTCTCGCTTATCAGATGTATATCCGCCGTCCGGATTGGCCGGCCAAACTGGCCGCACAGCAGGCGCCCTTGTATCAGTTCTTGCTGAACAAATGGTACTTTGACGAGATCTACAATTTCATCTTTATCAAGCCCGCGCTGGCCTTGGGACGCTTGTTCTGGAAGCGCGGAGACACCGACACGATTGATGGCGGGATCAACGGGATTGCGATGGGGATTATCCCTTTCTTCACCCGTCTCGCTGGCCGCGCACAGTCCGGTTATATCTTTAGCTACGTATTTGCGATGGTGCTTGGCATTGCAGTGCTCCTCACTTGGATGACGCTCTTCGGGGGAGCGAACTAA
- the nuoK gene encoding NADH-quinone oxidoreductase subunit NuoK — protein MIGLEHYLTVAAALFVIGIFGLFLNRKNVIILLMSIELMLLAVNINLVAFSSYLGDLVGQVFTLFVLTVAAAEAAIGLAILVCFFRNRGTIDVEDVNVMKG, from the coding sequence ATGATCGGACTTGAACATTATCTCACGGTGGCGGCCGCCCTGTTTGTCATTGGCATCTTCGGGCTGTTTTTGAACCGCAAGAACGTGATCATCCTGTTGATGAGTATCGAATTGATGCTGCTGGCGGTGAACATCAACCTTGTCGCCTTCTCCAGCTATCTGGGCGATCTGGTCGGTCAGGTCTTTACCCTGTTCGTGCTGACCGTCGCCGCCGCCGAGGCCGCGATCGGCCTTGCGATCCTTGTTTGTTTCTTCCGCAACCGCGGGACCATCGACGTTGAAGACGTCAACGTGATGAAGGGTTAA
- a CDS encoding NADH-quinone oxidoreductase subunit J, producing the protein MTVFAFIFYLFAVTTVAGGLMTVVSRNPVHSVLWLILAFLSSAGLFVTLGAEFVAMLLIIVYVGAVAVLFLFVVMMLDIDFAELKAEMTKYLPLALLIGVVILMQLALALGVWGFADGVEGRIAAPAGDLDNTRALGLLIYDKYILLFQLSGLILLVAMIGAIVLTLRHRVDIKRQNILAQMYRDPAKAMELKDVKPGQGL; encoded by the coding sequence ATGACCGTCTTCGCGTTCATATTTTATCTCTTTGCCGTGACGACCGTCGCCGGTGGTCTGATGACCGTGGTGAGCCGCAATCCGGTCCACTCGGTCCTGTGGCTGATCCTCGCGTTCCTGTCCTCTGCGGGGCTGTTCGTGACCTTGGGCGCGGAATTCGTGGCGATGTTGCTGATCATCGTCTACGTGGGCGCAGTCGCGGTGCTTTTCCTTTTTGTGGTCATGATGCTCGACATTGATTTCGCCGAACTGAAGGCGGAAATGACGAAATACCTGCCTTTGGCGCTGCTGATCGGTGTCGTGATCCTGATGCAACTGGCGCTGGCGCTGGGTGTTTGGGGCTTTGCCGATGGTGTCGAAGGCCGCATTGCGGCACCTGCGGGTGATCTGGACAACACCCGTGCGCTGGGTCTGCTGATCTATGACAAATATATTCTGCTGTTCCAGCTATCGGGCCTGATCCTGCTTGTCGCGATGATCGGGGCGATTGTGCTGACGCTGCGCCACCGCGTGGACATCAAGCGCCAGAACATCCTTGCGCAGATGTACCGTGATCCGGCCAAGGCGATGGAACTGAAAGACGTCAAGCCGGGGCAGGGTCTGTAA
- a CDS encoding carboxymuconolactone decarboxylase family protein: MTDQNPFEAMMKMGQDWAKAMNPALESFTPKGFENLWPTMPKETMEMFFGKGINPDGLDAKTRLMLTLAGLTVLGAQAEAQIRLTVRHLVEAGATKQEIAEVIAQMGMFAGVPAMTKAMELATEVLEKDESA; the protein is encoded by the coding sequence ATGACCGACCAGAACCCCTTTGAAGCCATGATGAAGATGGGCCAGGACTGGGCGAAAGCCATGAATCCGGCGCTGGAATCCTTCACGCCTAAAGGGTTTGAAAACCTTTGGCCCACCATGCCCAAGGAAACCATGGAGATGTTCTTTGGCAAGGGTATCAACCCTGATGGGCTGGACGCGAAAACACGGCTGATGCTGACACTTGCGGGTCTGACCGTGCTGGGCGCGCAAGCCGAGGCACAGATCCGGCTGACCGTCCGCCATCTGGTCGAAGCGGGGGCCACGAAACAGGAAATCGCCGAAGTGATCGCCCAGATGGGCATGTTCGCAGGCGTGCCGGCCATGACCAAAGCAATGGAACTGGCAACCGAAGTCTTAGAAAAGGACGAAAGCGCATGA
- the nuoI gene encoding NADH-quinone oxidoreductase subunit NuoI codes for MTQMDYTRAAKYFLLQDFWVGFKLGMKYFFSPKATLNYPHEKGPLSPRFRGEHALRRYPNGEERCIACKLCEAVCPAQAITIDAEPRDDGSRRTTRYDIDMTKCIYCGFCQEACPVDAIVEGPNFEFSTETREELYYDKAKLLENGDRWESEIARNLELDAPYR; via the coding sequence ATGACGCAAATGGATTATACCCGCGCCGCGAAATACTTCCTGCTTCAGGATTTCTGGGTCGGCTTCAAACTGGGGATGAAGTACTTCTTCTCGCCCAAGGCGACGCTGAACTACCCGCACGAAAAGGGGCCGTTGTCGCCCCGCTTCCGTGGCGAACATGCCTTGCGCCGCTATCCCAATGGCGAAGAGCGCTGCATTGCCTGTAAGCTGTGTGAGGCCGTTTGTCCTGCGCAGGCGATCACGATTGACGCCGAACCGCGCGATGATGGTTCCCGCCGCACCACCCGCTATGACATCGACATGACCAAATGCATCTACTGCGGTTTCTGTCAGGAAGCCTGTCCTGTGGATGCCATCGTGGAAGGTCCGAATTTCGAATTCAGCACCGAGACGCGGGAAGAGTTGTATTACGACAAAGCCAAACTGCTTGAGAACGGCGACCGTTGGGAATCCGAGATTGCCCGCAACCTCGAACTGGACGCGCCGTACAGATGA
- the nuoH gene encoding NADH-quinone oxidoreductase subunit NuoH: MVEFFTNTNLGIVLVILGQCLLVLVPLLVALAFLMYADRKVWAAVQMRKGPNIVGPFGLLQSFADFLKYIVKEIVVPAGADKFVFFLAPLIAFVLSVIAWSVIPFNDGWVLADINVAILYIFAIGSLEVYGVIMGGWASNSKYPFLGSLRSAAQMISYEVSIGLIIVGVIISAGSMNFGDIVAAQDGNAGLFNWFWVAHFPMLFLFFISALAETNRPPFDLPEAESELVAGYQVEYSSTPFLLFMIGELMAVVLMCALISLLFFGGWLSPVPFLPDGIFWMVIKMAMCFFMFAMVKAITPRYRYDQLMRIGWKVFLPLSLGWVVLVSFLAKFEVLGGFWARWAMGA; the protein is encoded by the coding sequence ATGGTTGAATTCTTTACCAACACCAACCTTGGCATCGTCCTTGTGATCTTGGGGCAATGCCTACTGGTGCTTGTGCCGCTTCTGGTCGCACTTGCGTTTCTGATGTATGCCGACCGCAAGGTCTGGGCTGCCGTCCAGATGCGCAAGGGGCCGAACATTGTAGGCCCGTTCGGCCTGTTGCAGTCCTTTGCCGACTTTCTGAAATACATCGTCAAGGAAATCGTGGTCCCTGCGGGCGCGGATAAGTTTGTTTTCTTCCTCGCCCCGCTGATCGCTTTCGTTTTGTCGGTGATTGCGTGGTCTGTGATCCCGTTCAATGACGGTTGGGTGCTGGCGGATATCAACGTGGCGATCCTCTATATCTTCGCCATCGGCTCGTTGGAGGTCTACGGCGTCATCATGGGTGGCTGGGCCTCGAACTCGAAATATCCGTTCCTTGGCTCGCTGCGGTCTGCGGCGCAGATGATTTCTTATGAGGTGTCTATCGGTCTGATCATCGTGGGCGTGATCATCTCGGCGGGTTCCATGAATTTTGGCGATATCGTTGCCGCGCAAGACGGCAATGCGGGCCTGTTTAACTGGTTCTGGGTTGCGCATTTCCCGATGCTGTTTTTGTTCTTTATCAGCGCCTTGGCCGAAACAAACCGCCCACCGTTCGACCTGCCCGAGGCGGAATCGGAACTCGTGGCGGGCTATCAGGTGGAATACTCCTCCACCCCGTTCCTGCTGTTCATGATCGGTGAATTGATGGCGGTCGTGCTGATGTGTGCGCTGATCTCGCTCTTGTTCTTCGGTGGCTGGCTGTCGCCTGTGCCGTTCCTGCCGGATGGTATCTTCTGGATGGTGATCAAGATGGCGATGTGTTTCTTCATGTTCGCGATGGTCAAGGCCATCACCCCGCGCTACCGCTACGACCAATTGATGCGTATTGGCTGGAAGGTCTTCCTGCCGCTGTCGCTGGGTTGGGTCGTGCTGGTGTCGTTCCTCGCAAAATTCGAAGTACTCGGCGGCTTTTGGGCACGCTGGGCGATGGGAGCATAA
- the nuoG gene encoding NADH-quinone oxidoreductase subunit NuoG codes for MSDLRKVIIDGNEVEVDGAMTLIQACEEAGIEIPRFCYHERLSIAGNCRMCLVEVVGGPPKPAASCAMQVKDLRPGPEGQPPVVKTNSPMVKKAREGVMEFLLINHPLDCPICDQGGECDLQDQAMAYGVDFSRFREPKRATEDLDLGPLVETHMTRCISCTRCVRFTTEVAGIHQMGQTGRGEDAEITSYLGETLDSNMQGNIIDLCPVGALVSKPYAFTARPWELTKTESIDVMDALGSNIRVDTKGREVMRFLPRNHDGVNEEWISDKTRFVWDGLRRQRLDTPYIRENGKLRKASWPEALSAAAAAIKGKKVAGLVGDLAPVEAAFALKQLIEGQGGRVECRTDGAKLPIGNRSAYVGTAKIEDIDDAQYIMLIGTNPRDEAPVLNARIRRAWSRGANVALIGENVDLTYDYVHMGTDREALVALTNHKFGEVKDVPSLVIVGQGALQEADGAAVLAAAMDVAAKTNGKLMVLHTAAGRVGAMDVGAATEGGLDAALEGAEVIYNLGADEVEVKPGAFVIYQGSHGDRGAHRADIILPAAAYTEENGLFVNTEGRPQLALRASFPPGQAKENWAILRALSAELEATLPFDSMAQLRQVIVAAHPHLGDIDEVAENEWSALPVKKPGSADFRNAVTDFYLTNPIARASTLMAELSANAKARKSAPLAAE; via the coding sequence ATGTCTGATCTGCGCAAAGTCATCATTGATGGAAATGAGGTCGAAGTTGACGGGGCTATGACCCTGATACAGGCCTGTGAAGAGGCGGGGATTGAAATCCCGCGTTTCTGCTATCATGAGCGGCTTTCCATCGCGGGCAACTGCCGCATGTGTCTGGTCGAGGTTGTGGGCGGCCCGCCCAAACCTGCCGCCTCTTGCGCGATGCAGGTCAAGGATCTGCGCCCCGGACCGGAAGGCCAGCCGCCAGTTGTGAAAACCAATTCGCCCATGGTCAAAAAGGCCCGTGAAGGCGTGATGGAGTTTTTGCTGATCAACCACCCGCTTGATTGCCCGATCTGCGATCAGGGTGGGGAATGTGATCTTCAGGATCAGGCTATGGCCTATGGCGTGGACTTTAGCCGCTTCCGTGAACCCAAGCGCGCAACCGAAGACCTGGACCTTGGTCCATTGGTCGAAACCCATATGACCCGCTGCATTTCCTGCACCCGCTGTGTGCGTTTCACGACCGAGGTCGCGGGCATTCACCAGATGGGCCAAACGGGCCGTGGCGAAGATGCGGAAATTACCTCTTATCTGGGCGAAACGCTCGATTCGAACATGCAGGGCAACATTATTGATCTGTGCCCCGTGGGTGCGCTTGTCTCAAAACCTTACGCCTTTACCGCCCGCCCTTGGGAATTGACCAAGACAGAATCAATCGACGTGATGGATGCACTGGGGTCCAACATCCGTGTGGATACCAAAGGCCGCGAAGTGATGCGTTTCCTGCCGCGCAACCATGACGGCGTGAACGAAGAGTGGATTTCCGATAAAACCCGTTTCGTTTGGGACGGCCTGCGTCGCCAGCGTCTGGATACACCTTACATCCGTGAAAACGGCAAATTGCGCAAAGCCAGCTGGCCCGAAGCGCTCTCTGCCGCTGCGGCGGCCATAAAGGGCAAGAAGGTTGCGGGCCTTGTCGGTGATCTGGCCCCGGTTGAGGCTGCATTCGCGCTCAAGCAGTTGATCGAAGGGCAGGGCGGCCGCGTCGAATGCCGCACCGATGGGGCAAAACTGCCGATTGGCAATCGCTCTGCCTACGTCGGCACAGCCAAGATCGAAGATATTGATGACGCGCAATACATCATGCTGATTGGTACCAATCCGCGTGACGAAGCGCCGGTTCTTAACGCGCGTATCCGCCGGGCATGGTCACGCGGGGCCAATGTCGCGCTGATCGGTGAGAATGTGGATCTGACCTATGACTACGTGCATATGGGGACGGATCGTGAGGCGCTTGTCGCATTGACCAACCATAAATTCGGTGAGGTCAAAGATGTCCCATCTTTGGTCATTGTCGGGCAGGGCGCCCTGCAAGAGGCCGATGGCGCGGCTGTCTTGGCCGCCGCAATGGATGTCGCCGCAAAGACCAACGGCAAACTGATGGTGCTTCATACCGCCGCTGGCCGCGTTGGTGCCATGGACGTTGGGGCTGCGACAGAGGGTGGACTGGATGCTGCACTTGAAGGTGCCGAAGTCATCTACAATCTGGGCGCGGACGAGGTCGAGGTAAAACCCGGCGCATTCGTGATCTACCAAGGCAGCCATGGTGATCGTGGCGCACATCGCGCCGATATCATTCTGCCTGCGGCGGCCTACACCGAGGAAAACGGGCTGTTCGTCAACACAGAAGGCCGCCCGCAACTGGCACTGCGTGCCAGCTTCCCACCGGGGCAGGCCAAGGAAAACTGGGCGATCCTGCGGGCGTTGTCCGCAGAATTGGAAGCCACCTTGCCATTCGACAGCATGGCGCAACTGCGTCAGGTGATTGTGGCGGCGCACCCGCACTTGGGTGACATTGACGAAGTGGCCGAGAATGAATGGTCGGCTCTGCCCGTCAAGAAACCCGGATCGGCTGACTTCCGCAATGCGGTGACCGATTTCTATCTGACAAACCCGATTGCCCGCGCATCAACACTGATGGCAGAGCTGAGCGCGAACGCGAAGGCACGGAAATCTGCGCCACTGGCCGCAGAATAA
- a CDS encoding DUF5333 domain-containing protein yields MKKFALGTVMALATVLSAGHASAQTALKDVAHVRDGIIAVGMAYEISEQCDSIRARLFRGYSYLQSLRSHASGLGFSDDEIDAYINDDAEKDRLEGIARAQLVALGAVADDSESYCAVGRAQIAANTRVGWLLR; encoded by the coding sequence ATGAAAAAATTTGCCCTTGGTACCGTTATGGCCCTCGCGACGGTTCTGTCTGCTGGTCATGCGTCGGCGCAAACCGCGCTCAAAGATGTGGCACATGTGCGTGACGGCATTATTGCGGTTGGCATGGCCTATGAGATTTCCGAGCAATGCGACAGCATCCGCGCGCGCCTGTTTCGCGGATACAGCTATCTGCAATCTTTGCGCAGCCATGCCAGCGGCCTTGGTTTCTCTGATGATGAAATCGACGCCTACATCAATGACGACGCGGAAAAAGACCGGCTTGAGGGCATAGCACGGGCGCAACTGGTTGCGCTTGGGGCGGTTGCGGATGATTCCGAGAGCTATTGCGCCGTTGGGCGTGCCCAAATTGCTGCAAATACGCGCGTAGGTTGGCTCTTGCGCTAA